In one Diabrotica virgifera virgifera chromosome 7, PGI_DIABVI_V3a genomic region, the following are encoded:
- the LOC126888447 gene encoding uncharacterized protein LOC126888447 isoform X35, which yields MKLKILISSFLLVGISQAALLGRQGILAQTANKLGLGNIISVNADAEANLLGNKVGVDGAVGIGGQGIGAHLSGDADVLGQKVNVHGDVLDGHAIDQHNHEVFRDNRGRQYTLQRQYIGSNSVLVRKYLDNGQIYVDGADQDNVLQHSQSGRVVISGNSGSNGGYMQQGGLLINRVPNINVIATSRDRDATVRIPLTGHLPNGIVELDPGFSGPWGNMKLDPGFAGPWRNMLLNIKRVSPLEWQEWLLEQKQRNRNLDLTLIEQWINQQHLLLKVDTAVIEGWIMQQQKSNPNFLYNWIINHQVPNLLGNMRLPGYIPDMRTWDGKMRLPTEQKVTPQVWQQWVIQQKQTNNVDLSAIENWIQQQQKTLNLNADSLEGWIMQQQQSNPSFLYNWTVKKQVPNLSVDFGKNILDQLKNGADKTVEVVNGVLRLPTSTNTDSVIPVDENGNIVLGGRPRDSSVVLDFGKNVLDQVKNGDDKTVEVINDVLTRPTSRDRDASVVLGGNDRPVLVDRPTFDLPTSRDRDATVVIGGNDRPILDLPTSRDRDATVVIGGNDRPLLDRPTSRDRDATVVLGGNERPVVLDRPTFDLPTSRDRDATVVIGGNDRPLLDRPTSRDRDATVVLGGNDRPVVLDRPTFDLPTSRDRDATVVVGGNDRPLLDLPTSRDRDATVVARGNDRPVVLERPTFDLPTSRDRDATVVIGGNDRPLLDLPTSRDRDATVVVGGNDRPVVLERPTFDLPTSRDRDATVVIGGNDRPLLDRPTSRDRDATVVLGGNDRPVVLDRPTFDLPTSRDRDATVVVGGNDRPLLDLPTSRDRDATVVIGGNDRPLLDRPTSRDRDATVVLGGNDRPVLDRPTSRDRDATVVLGGNDRPVLDRPTSRDRDATVVLGGNDRPVVLDRPTFDLPTSRDRDATVVVGGNDRPLLDLPTSRDRDATVVLGGNDTPVLDRPTSRDRDATVVLGGNDRPVVLDRPTFDLPTSRDRDATVVIGGNDRPLLDLPTSRDRDATVVLGGNDRPVVLDRPTFDLPTSRDRDATVVISGNDRPLFERPTSRDRDASVVLDLGKNVLNNIKNGADKTVQVVDNVLNHATSRDRDSSVVIELPVSKDRDSSVILNGRTLPTTNIEIDPGFAGPLRNILSIKKVQPVDWQKWLIQQKQKNNIDITVIENWINNQHEVLKLDQSIIEAWIMQQQNSNPSFLYNWMIRKQIPNMLNENGPMVESPLNGKGPMMEPTGKLNVEKATPEVWQRWVIQQKQQNNVDLNVIENWINQQHQVLKQDVGDLEGWIIQQQRMNPSFLYNWIIRKEVPQISSQWFVQSKEVEEPEVSQLYVNGQMVESVEPSVWQQWLIAQKQKYNIDISVIENWINQQHQQMKLDVGYLEGWIMQQQNANANFLVNWIIKRQVPSFSYQWKMVRMVSQPQNSGTFHVWINNRSVEKVSPEVWKQWVSEQQRNGMDMSLVERNINQWHESLKVDLAYLEAWVMQEQQADSKFLYRWTVERKIPAISYKWKMESQRVQPVVTSSSSHTYTWKVQKQTQQ from the exons aGACAACAGAGGCCGTCAATACACCCTTCAACGTCAGTACATCGGTTCCAACTCCGTCTTGGTCAGAAAATACTTGGACAATGGACAAATTTACGTCGATGGTGCAGACCAAGATAATGTATTGCAACATTCTCAGTCCGGTAGGGTTGTAATTAGCGGAAACAGTGGCTCCAATGGTGGATATATGCAACAAGGAGGACTCCTTATTAATCGAGTACCAAATATAAATGTTATTGCTACATCTAGAGATAGGGACGCAACAGTTCGTATACCACTTACAGGTCATTTACCAAATGGTATTGTAGAACTAGATCCCGGTTTCTCTGGACCATGGGGAAATATGAAACTAGATCCCGGTTTCGCAGGTCCATGGAGAAATATGCTTTTGAATATTAAGAGAGTATCACCTCTAGAGTGGCAAGAATGGCTGCTTGAACAAAAACAAAGGAACAGAAACCTTGATTTAACTCTTATTGAACAATGGATTAATCAACAACATTTATTATTGAAGGTAGACACTGCAGTTATAGAAGGATGGATCATGCAGCAACAAAAATCTAACCCTAACTTCTTGTATAACTGGATCATTAATCACCAGGTTCCTAATCTTTTAGGCAACATGAGGCTGCCAGGTTATATTCCAGACATGAGAACTTGGGACGGAAAAATGAGACTACCAACAGAGCAAAAAGTAACACCACAAGTTTGGCAACAGTGGGTAATTCAGCAAAAGCAAACGAACAACGTTGATTTATCTGCTATCGAAAACTGGATCCAGCAGCAACAAAAGACATTGAATCTGAATGCTGACTCTTTGGAGGGTTGGATTATGCAGCAACAACAGTCAAATCCTAGCTTTTTATACAACTGGACAGTCAAGAAACAGGTTCCTAACCTATCAGTTGACTTTGGTAAAAATATTCTAGATCAGCTTAAGAATGGCGCTGATAAGACAGTTGAAGTTGTTAATGGTGTTTTGAGACTTCCAACATCCACAAATACAGACTCAGTTATTCCAGTTGATGAGAATGGTAACATTGTTCTAGGCGGCCGTCCAAGAGACAGTTCTGTAGTGCTCGATTTTGGTAAAAATGTCTTAGATCAAGTAAAGAATGGTGATGATAAAACCGTCGAAGTTATCAACGATGTTTTAACACGCCCAACATCCAGAGATAGAGACGCATCTGTAGTCCTTGGAGGTAATGACCGACCTGTTCTTGTTGACCGTCCAACATTTGACCTTCCAACATCCAGAGACAGAGATGCAACTGTTGTTATTGGAGGTAATGACAGACCTATTCTTGATCTCCCAACTTCCAGAGACAGAGACGCAACTGTTGTTATTGGAGGTAATGACAGACCACTTCTTGACCGTCCAACATCCAGAGATAGAGATGCAACTGTAGTCCTAGGAGGTAATGAAAGACCTGTTGTTCTTGACCGTCCAACATTTGACCTCCCAACGTCAAGAGACAGAGATGCAACCGTAGTTATTGGAGGTAATGACAGACCTCTTCTTGACCGTCCAACATCCAGAGATAGAGATGCAACTGTAGTCCTAGGAGGTAATGACAGACCTGTTGTTCTTGACCGTCCAACATTTGACCTCCCAACGTCAAGAGACAGAGATGCAACCGTAGTTGTCGGAGGTAATGACAGACCTCTTCTTGACCTTCCAACATCCAGAGACAGAGATGCAACCGTAGTTGCCAGAGGTAATGACAGACCTGTTGTTCTTGAACGTCCAACATTTGACCTCCCAACGTCAAGAGACAGAGATGCAACCGTAGTTATTGGAGGTAATGACAGAC CTCTTCTTGACCTTCCAACATCCAGAGACAGAGATGCAACCGTAGTTGTTGGAGGTAATGACAGACCTGTTGTTCTTGAACGTCCAACATTTGACCTCCCAACATCCAGAGACAGAGATGCAACTGTAGTTATTGGAGGTAATGACAGACCTCTTCTTGACCGTCCAACATCCAGAGATAGAGATGCAACTGTAGTCCTAGGAGGTAATGACAGACCTGTTGTTCTTGACCGTCCAACATTTGACCTCCCAACGTCAAGAGACAGAGATGCAACCGTAGTTGTCGGAGGTAATGACAGACCTCTTCTTGACCTTCCAACATCCAGAGATAGAGACGCAACCGTTGTCATTGGAGGTAATGATAGACCCCTTCTTGACCGTCCAACATCCAGAGATAGAGACGCAACTGTAGTCCTTGGAGGTAATGACAGACCTGTTCTTGACCGTCCAACATCCAGAGATAGAGATGCAACTGTAGTCCTTGGAG GTAATGACAGACCTGTTCTTGACCGTCCAACATCCAGAGATAGAGATGCAACTGTAGTCCTTGGAGGTAATGACAGACCTGTTGTTCTTGACCGTCCAACATTTGACCTCCCAACATCCAGAGACAGAGATGCAACCGTAGTTGTCGGAGGCAATGACAGACCTCTTCTTGATCTTCCAACATCCAGAGATAGAGACGCAACTGTAGTCCTTGGAGGTAATGACACACCTGTTCTTGACCGTCCAACATCCAGAGATAGAGATGCAACTGTAGTCCTTGGAGGTAATGACAGACCTGTTGTTCTTGACCGTCCAACATTTGACCTCCCAACATCCAGAGACAGAGATGCAACTGTTGTTATTGGAGGTAATGATAGACCTCTTCTTGATCTTCCAACATCCAGAGATAGAGATGCAACTGTAGTCCTTGGAGGTAATGACAGACCTGTTGTTCTTGACCGTCCAACATTTGACCTACCAACATCCAGAGATAGAGACGCAACTGTTGTAATTAGTGGTAATGACAGACCTCTTTTTGAGCGCCCCACATCCAGAGATAGAGATGCTTCTGTTGTCCTAGATTTAggtaaaaatgttttaaataacattaaaaatggTGCTGACAAAACTGTCCAGGTTGTTGATAACGTTTTAAACCATGCAACCTCCAGAGACAGAGATTCTTCTGTAGTAATTGAACTTCCTGTATCAAAGGATAGAGATTCTTCAGTTATTCTTAACGGTCGCACGCTACCAACCACCAACATTGAAATAGATCCTGGATTCGCTGGCCCATTGAGAAATATATTGAGCATCAAGAAAGTACAGCCGGTAGATTGGCAAAAATGGTTGATTCAACAAAAACAAAAGAACAACATTGATATAACTGTTATTGAAAACTGGATCAATAACCAACATGAAGTATTAAAACTAGACCAAAGTATTATAGAGGCATGGATAATGCAACAACAAAACTCAAATCCAAGCTTTTTGTACAACTGGATGATTAGGAAACAGATACCCAATATGTTAAACGAAAACGGACCAATGGTAGAATCACCTTTGAATGGAAAAGGACCAATGATGGAACCAACTGGGAAATTAAATGTAGAAAAAGCAACTCCAGAAGTTTGGCAACGATGGGTAAtacaacaaaaacaacagaaCAACGTTGATTTAAATGTTATCGAAAACTGGATCAACCAGCAACACCAGGTATTAAAACAAGATGTAGGAGACTTGGAAGGATGGATCATCCAGCAACAAAGGATGAATCCTAGCTTTTTGTACAATTGGATAATCAGGAAAGAGGTTCCTCAAATTTCCTCCCAATGGTTTGTCCAAAGTAAAGAAGTTGAAGAACCTGAAGTTTCACAACTATACGTAAATGGACAAATGGTTGAAAGCGTAGAACCAAGTGTTTGGCAGCAATGGTTAATtgcacaaaaacaaaaatataacatcGATATAAGCGTTATAGAAAACTGGATAAATCAACAACACCAACAAATGAAGTTGGATGTTGGATACTTGGAAGGGTGGATCATGCAACAACAAAACGCCAATGCTAACTTCTTGGTCAACTGGATCATCAAAAGACAAGTTCCCAGTTTTTCATACCAATGGAAAATGGTACGCATGGTTTCACAACCACAAAATAGCGGCACTTTCCACGTTTGGATCAACAATAGAAGCGTAGAGAAAGTTTCCCCTGAGGTTTGGAAACAATGGGTCAGTGAACAACAAAGGAACGGCATGGATATGAGTCTTGTAGAGAGAAACATCAACCAATGGCACGAATCACTGAAGGTAGATCTTGCATATTTGGAAGCATGGGTAATGCAAGAACAACAAGCTGACTCCAAATTTTTGTATAGATGGACAGTCGAGAGAAAAATCCCCGCTATCTCTTACAAGTGGAAGATGGAAAGTCAGAGAGTACAACCTGTAGTCACAAGCAGCTCTTCACATACCTACACCTGGAAAGTACAAAAGCAAACACAACAGTAG
- the LOC126888447 gene encoding uncharacterized protein LOC126888447 isoform X21 encodes MKLKILISSFLLVGISQAALLGRQGILAQTANKLGLGNIISVNADAEANLLGNKVGVDGAVGIGGQGIGAHLSGDADVLGQKVNVHGDVLDGHAIDQHNHEVFRDNRGRQYTLQRQYIGSNSVLVRKYLDNGQIYVDGADQDNVLQHSQSGRVVISGNSGSNGGYMQQGGLLINRVPNINVIATSRDRDATVRIPLTGHLPNGIVELDPGFSGPWGNMKLDPGFAGPWRNMLLNIKRVSPLEWQEWLLEQKQRNRNLDLTLIEQWINQQHLLLKVDTAVIEGWIMQQQKSNPNFLYNWIINHQVPNLLGNMRLPGYIPDMRTWDGKMRLPTEQKVTPQVWQQWVIQQKQTNNVDLSAIENWIQQQQKTLNLNADSLEGWIMQQQQSNPSFLYNWTVKKQVPNLSVDFGKNILDQLKNGADKTVEVVNGVLRLPTSTNTDSVIPVDENGNIVLGGRPRDSSVVLDFGKNVLDQVKNGDDKTVEVINDVLTRPTSRDRDASVVLGGNDRPVLVDRPTFDLPTSRDRDATVVIGGNDRPILDLPTSRDRDATVVIGGNDRPLLDRPTSRDRDATVVLGGNERPVVLDRPTFDLPTSRDRDATVVIGGNDRPLLDRPTSRDRDATVVLGGNDRPVVLDRPTFDLPTSRDRDATVVVGGNDRPLLDLPTSRDRDATVVARGNDRPVVLERPTFDLPTSRDRDATVVIGGNDRPLLDLPTSRDRDATVVVGGNDRPVVLERPTFDLPTSRDRDATVVIGGNDRPLLDRPTSRDRDATVVLGGNDRPVVLDRPTFDLPTSRDRDATVVVGGNDRPLLDLPTSRDRDATVVIGGNDRPLLDRPTSRDRDATVVLGGNDRPVLDRPTSRDRDATVVLGGNDRPVLDRPTSRDRDATVVLGGNDRPVLDRPTSRDRDATVVLGGNDRPVVLDRPTFDLPTSRDRDATVVIGGNDRPLLDRPTSRDRDATVVLGGNDRPVLDRPTSRDRDATVVLGGNDRPVVLDRPTFDLPTSRDRDATVVVGGNDRPLLDLPTSRDRDATVVLGGNDTPVLDRPTSRDRDATVVLGGNDRPVVLDRPTFDLPTSRDRDATVVIGGNDRPLLDLPTSRDRDATVVLGGNDRPVVLDRPTFDLPTSRDRDATVVISGNDRPLFERPTSRDRDASVVLDLGKNVLNNIKNGADKTVQVVDNVLNHATSRDRDSSVVIELPVSKDRDSSVILNGRTLPTTNIEIDPGFAGPLRNILSIKKVQPVDWQKWLIQQKQKNNIDITVIENWINNQHEVLKLDQSIIEAWIMQQQNSNPSFLYNWMIRKQIPNMLNENGPMVESPLNGKGPMMEPTGKLNVEKATPEVWQRWVIQQKQQNNVDLNVIENWINQQHQVLKQDVGDLEGWIIQQQRMNPSFLYNWIIRKEVPQISSQWFVQSKEVEEPEVSQLYVNGQMVESVEPSVWQQWLIAQKQKYNIDISVIENWINQQHQQMKLDVGYLEGWIMQQQNANANFLVNWIIKRQVPSFSYQWKMVRMVSQPQNSGTFHVWINNRSVEKVSPEVWKQWVSEQQRNGMDMSLVERNINQWHESLKVDLAYLEAWVMQEQQADSKFLYRWTVERKIPAISYKWKMESQRVQPVVTSSSSHTYTWKVQKQTQQ; translated from the exons aGACAACAGAGGCCGTCAATACACCCTTCAACGTCAGTACATCGGTTCCAACTCCGTCTTGGTCAGAAAATACTTGGACAATGGACAAATTTACGTCGATGGTGCAGACCAAGATAATGTATTGCAACATTCTCAGTCCGGTAGGGTTGTAATTAGCGGAAACAGTGGCTCCAATGGTGGATATATGCAACAAGGAGGACTCCTTATTAATCGAGTACCAAATATAAATGTTATTGCTACATCTAGAGATAGGGACGCAACAGTTCGTATACCACTTACAGGTCATTTACCAAATGGTATTGTAGAACTAGATCCCGGTTTCTCTGGACCATGGGGAAATATGAAACTAGATCCCGGTTTCGCAGGTCCATGGAGAAATATGCTTTTGAATATTAAGAGAGTATCACCTCTAGAGTGGCAAGAATGGCTGCTTGAACAAAAACAAAGGAACAGAAACCTTGATTTAACTCTTATTGAACAATGGATTAATCAACAACATTTATTATTGAAGGTAGACACTGCAGTTATAGAAGGATGGATCATGCAGCAACAAAAATCTAACCCTAACTTCTTGTATAACTGGATCATTAATCACCAGGTTCCTAATCTTTTAGGCAACATGAGGCTGCCAGGTTATATTCCAGACATGAGAACTTGGGACGGAAAAATGAGACTACCAACAGAGCAAAAAGTAACACCACAAGTTTGGCAACAGTGGGTAATTCAGCAAAAGCAAACGAACAACGTTGATTTATCTGCTATCGAAAACTGGATCCAGCAGCAACAAAAGACATTGAATCTGAATGCTGACTCTTTGGAGGGTTGGATTATGCAGCAACAACAGTCAAATCCTAGCTTTTTATACAACTGGACAGTCAAGAAACAGGTTCCTAACCTATCAGTTGACTTTGGTAAAAATATTCTAGATCAGCTTAAGAATGGCGCTGATAAGACAGTTGAAGTTGTTAATGGTGTTTTGAGACTTCCAACATCCACAAATACAGACTCAGTTATTCCAGTTGATGAGAATGGTAACATTGTTCTAGGCGGCCGTCCAAGAGACAGTTCTGTAGTGCTCGATTTTGGTAAAAATGTCTTAGATCAAGTAAAGAATGGTGATGATAAAACCGTCGAAGTTATCAACGATGTTTTAACACGCCCAACATCCAGAGATAGAGACGCATCTGTAGTCCTTGGAGGTAATGACCGACCTGTTCTTGTTGACCGTCCAACATTTGACCTTCCAACATCCAGAGACAGAGATGCAACTGTTGTTATTGGAGGTAATGACAGACCTATTCTTGATCTCCCAACTTCCAGAGACAGAGACGCAACTGTTGTTATTGGAGGTAATGACAGACCACTTCTTGACCGTCCAACATCCAGAGATAGAGATGCAACTGTAGTCCTAGGAGGTAATGAAAGACCTGTTGTTCTTGACCGTCCAACATTTGACCTCCCAACGTCAAGAGACAGAGATGCAACCGTAGTTATTGGAGGTAATGACAGACCTCTTCTTGACCGTCCAACATCCAGAGATAGAGATGCAACTGTAGTCCTAGGAGGTAATGACAGACCTGTTGTTCTTGACCGTCCAACATTTGACCTCCCAACGTCAAGAGACAGAGATGCAACCGTAGTTGTCGGAGGTAATGACAGACCTCTTCTTGACCTTCCAACATCCAGAGACAGAGATGCAACCGTAGTTGCCAGAGGTAATGACAGACCTGTTGTTCTTGAACGTCCAACATTTGACCTCCCAACGTCAAGAGACAGAGATGCAACCGTAGTTATTGGAGGTAATGACAGAC CTCTTCTTGACCTTCCAACATCCAGAGACAGAGATGCAACCGTAGTTGTTGGAGGTAATGACAGACCTGTTGTTCTTGAACGTCCAACATTTGACCTCCCAACATCCAGAGACAGAGATGCAACTGTAGTTATTGGAGGTAATGACAGACCTCTTCTTGACCGTCCAACATCCAGAGATAGAGATGCAACTGTAGTCCTAGGAGGTAATGACAGACCTGTTGTTCTTGACCGTCCAACATTTGACCTCCCAACGTCAAGAGACAGAGATGCAACCGTAGTTGTCGGAGGTAATGACAGACCTCTTCTTGACCTTCCAACATCCAGAGATAGAGACGCAACCGTTGTCATTGGAGGTAATGATAGACCCCTTCTTGACCGTCCAACATCCAGAGATAGAGACGCAACTGTAGTCCTTGGAGGTAATGACAGACCTGTTCTTGACCGTCCAACATCCAGAGATAGAGATGCAACTGTAGTCCTTGGAG GTAATGACAGACCTGTTCTTGACCGTCCAACATCCAGAGATAGAGATGCAACTGTAGTCCTTGGAGGTAATGACAGAC CTGTTCTTGACCGTCCAACATCCAGAGATAGAGATGCAACTGTAGTCCTTGGAGGTAATGACAGACCTGTTGTTCTTGACCGTCCAACATTTGAC CTTCCAACATCCAGAGATAGAGACGCAACCGTTGTCATTGGAGGTAATGATAGACCCCTTCTTGACCGTCCAACATCCAGAGATAGAGACGCAACTGTAGTCCTTGGAGGTAATGACAGACCTGTTCTTGACCGTCCAACATCCAGAGATAGAGATGCAACTGTAGTCCTTGGAGGTAATGACAGACCTGTTGTTCTTGACCGTCCAACATTTGACCTCCCAACATCCAGAGACAGAGATGCAACCGTAGTTGTCGGAGGCAATGACAGACCTCTTCTTGATCTTCCAACATCCAGAGATAGAGACGCAACTGTAGTCCTTGGAGGTAATGACACACCTGTTCTTGACCGTCCAACATCCAGAGATAGAGATGCAACTGTAGTCCTTGGAGGTAATGACAGACCTGTTGTTCTTGACCGTCCAACATTTGACCTCCCAACATCCAGAGACAGAGATGCAACTGTTGTTATTGGAGGTAATGATAGACCTCTTCTTGATCTTCCAACATCCAGAGATAGAGATGCAACTGTAGTCCTTGGAGGTAATGACAGACCTGTTGTTCTTGACCGTCCAACATTTGACCTACCAACATCCAGAGATAGAGACGCAACTGTTGTAATTAGTGGTAATGACAGACCTCTTTTTGAGCGCCCCACATCCAGAGATAGAGATGCTTCTGTTGTCCTAGATTTAggtaaaaatgttttaaataacattaaaaatggTGCTGACAAAACTGTCCAGGTTGTTGATAACGTTTTAAACCATGCAACCTCCAGAGACAGAGATTCTTCTGTAGTAATTGAACTTCCTGTATCAAAGGATAGAGATTCTTCAGTTATTCTTAACGGTCGCACGCTACCAACCACCAACATTGAAATAGATCCTGGATTCGCTGGCCCATTGAGAAATATATTGAGCATCAAGAAAGTACAGCCGGTAGATTGGCAAAAATGGTTGATTCAACAAAAACAAAAGAACAACATTGATATAACTGTTATTGAAAACTGGATCAATAACCAACATGAAGTATTAAAACTAGACCAAAGTATTATAGAGGCATGGATAATGCAACAACAAAACTCAAATCCAAGCTTTTTGTACAACTGGATGATTAGGAAACAGATACCCAATATGTTAAACGAAAACGGACCAATGGTAGAATCACCTTTGAATGGAAAAGGACCAATGATGGAACCAACTGGGAAATTAAATGTAGAAAAAGCAACTCCAGAAGTTTGGCAACGATGGGTAAtacaacaaaaacaacagaaCAACGTTGATTTAAATGTTATCGAAAACTGGATCAACCAGCAACACCAGGTATTAAAACAAGATGTAGGAGACTTGGAAGGATGGATCATCCAGCAACAAAGGATGAATCCTAGCTTTTTGTACAATTGGATAATCAGGAAAGAGGTTCCTCAAATTTCCTCCCAATGGTTTGTCCAAAGTAAAGAAGTTGAAGAACCTGAAGTTTCACAACTATACGTAAATGGACAAATGGTTGAAAGCGTAGAACCAAGTGTTTGGCAGCAATGGTTAATtgcacaaaaacaaaaatataacatcGATATAAGCGTTATAGAAAACTGGATAAATCAACAACACCAACAAATGAAGTTGGATGTTGGATACTTGGAAGGGTGGATCATGCAACAACAAAACGCCAATGCTAACTTCTTGGTCAACTGGATCATCAAAAGACAAGTTCCCAGTTTTTCATACCAATGGAAAATGGTACGCATGGTTTCACAACCACAAAATAGCGGCACTTTCCACGTTTGGATCAACAATAGAAGCGTAGAGAAAGTTTCCCCTGAGGTTTGGAAACAATGGGTCAGTGAACAACAAAGGAACGGCATGGATATGAGTCTTGTAGAGAGAAACATCAACCAATGGCACGAATCACTGAAGGTAGATCTTGCATATTTGGAAGCATGGGTAATGCAAGAACAACAAGCTGACTCCAAATTTTTGTATAGATGGACAGTCGAGAGAAAAATCCCCGCTATCTCTTACAAGTGGAAGATGGAAAGTCAGAGAGTACAACCTGTAGTCACAAGCAGCTCTTCACATACCTACACCTGGAAAGTACAAAAGCAAACACAACAGTAG